In Paenibacillus protaetiae, the genomic stretch GCGACCTTCTGTCCGAGTATGAGTTCCCAGGCGACGACACTCCAATTATCCGTGGCGCTGCTCGTGAAGCTCTGCAAAACCCAGACGGTCCTTGGGCTGACAAAATCGTTGAGCTGTTCGAACAAATCGACACTTACATCCCAACTCCAGAACGCGACACAGCTAAGCCTTTCCTTATGCCAGTCGAAGACGTGTTCACGATCACTGGTCGTGGTACCGTTGCAACTGGTCGTATCGAGCGCGGCGTAGTTAAAGTTGGCGACGAGATCGAAATTATCGGTCTGAACGAAGAATCCCGCAAATCCGTTGTTACGGGCGTTGAAATGTTCCGTAAACTGATGGACAGCGCTCAAGCTGGCGACAACATCGGCGCACTGCTTCGTGGTGTTGATCGTAAAGAAATCGAACGCGGCCAAGTACTTGCTAAACCAGGTTCCGTTAAACCGCACACGAACTTCACGGCTCAAATCTACGTTCTGACGAAAGAAGAAGGCGGCCGTCATAAGCCTTTCTTCACGGGCTACCGTCCACAGTTCTACTTCCGTACAACTGACGTTACGGGCATCATCAACCTGCCAGAAGGTACTGAAATGGTTATGCCTGGCGACAACATCACGGTTACAGTTGAACTGATCGCTCCAATCGCGGTTGAAGAAGGTACTCGCTTCTCCATCCGTGAAGGCGGCCGTACTGTAGGCGCTGGCGCTGTAGCAACAATTCAAAAATAATTCCGCGCGGCAATAGCCGCAAAGGAATTGCGAGCTATCCCGGCTTCGGTCGGGATAGCTTTTTTTTGTTAAAGCTGAAGAGGACAGCGATGGGTTAAGTGTATGTATAATGAAGGATTGAAACCGATGATTGGATGAAACAGGTATTTATGTGCAGACGCCGCTTAGCGTTTTAAGAGCGGCTGTGTAAACAGCACGATGACGAGGGATGTTACTGCTCGAAGCGGATCTTATCCGTTTAGCGAATGGTTTTAGTTTTAACTGCTGCTTAATCGGTTATTCGGGACAGCTGCTGG encodes the following:
- the tuf gene encoding elongation factor Tu, producing the protein MAKAKFERTKPHVNIGTIGHVDHGKTTLTAAITTVLSKKYGGAAIAFDQIDKAPEERERGITISTAHVEYETPNRHYAHVDCPGHADYVKNMITGAAQMDGAILVVSAADGPMPQTREHILLSKQVGVPYIVVFLNKCDMVEDEELLELVEMEVRDLLSEYEFPGDDTPIIRGAAREALQNPDGPWADKIVELFEQIDTYIPTPERDTAKPFLMPVEDVFTITGRGTVATGRIERGVVKVGDEIEIIGLNEESRKSVVTGVEMFRKLMDSAQAGDNIGALLRGVDRKEIERGQVLAKPGSVKPHTNFTAQIYVLTKEEGGRHKPFFTGYRPQFYFRTTDVTGIINLPEGTEMVMPGDNITVTVELIAPIAVEEGTRFSIREGGRTVGAGAVATIQK